The following proteins are encoded in a genomic region of Magnolia sinica isolate HGM2019 chromosome 1, MsV1, whole genome shotgun sequence:
- the LOC131257779 gene encoding protein unc-13 homolog isoform X1 — translation MAFLFRDRGVSESKRQAANPKILISDLAYPFGKLSCDLSDPELREIAYEIFLAACRSSLSMPLLQTPEQSDRDSAGKPEKSILPPPQASSPSPQRSATSSAASKMKAALGFSSYSSKSLGKENSPLRPKKPVTAGELMRVQMSVSEEADSRVRRAVLRITGGLHGRSFESMVLPVELLQQLRASDFPDQQQYTAWQMRSLKVLEAGLLMHPFKPLENPNSASQQLRQIICGASDRPIETGKNSELMQGLRDAVTSLACRSFDGSVPETCHWADGFPLNLRLYQMLLEACFDCNEETSIIDEVDELIELIKKTWVVLGMNQVLHNLCFSWVLFNRFVTTGEVENELLFAAENQLAEVAKDEKIIKDPAYSEIFNSTLGSILGWVEKRLLAYHDTFHPGNVSSMQSIVSLGVLSGKILEGISRAKNSRRRREQVDVARNKIEIYIKSSLQTAFAQGMEKVASSRRSSKTKPNPTPFLCILAKDIGDLARKEKEVFSPILKRWHPLAAGVAVTTLHRCYGNELKQLIQRVTELTPDTVQVFEVADKLEKELVQIAVEDSVNSEDGGKTIIREMQLYEAEYAVANLAKAWIKTRVNRLKEWIDKNVQLEVWNPMANKDKFAPSSIEVLRITDETLHAFFQLPMTMHQALLPDLITGIDQSLQHYISRAKSGCDSYSMFAGTRNTYIPTMPALTRCEIGSKLQGVFKKKENLQGSHQRNSQVGALNGHDSFGLVQLCVRMNTLYHIRTELETLEKRIVTYLRNTKSSHIDTAKGVQNKFELSLVACQEGIQQLCEVTAFKVVFHDLSHVLWDGLYVGDVAISRIEPFCRELDTTLDMISSTVHNQLCNSVVTTLMKASFDGFLLVLLAGGPSRAFSRQDCQIIEEDFVTLKDLYMCNGDRLPEDLVEKAATPVRRVLPLFQADTENLIERFRRLAFEAYGPSAKSNPPLPPTPGNWNPTEPNTLLRVLCYRNDETASKFLKKTYNLPKKL, via the exons ATGGCATTTCTTTTCAGGGACAGAGGCGTAAGCGAATCCAAGAGACAAGCGGCTAATCCCAAAATCCTCATTTCTGACCTCGCCTACCCTTTTGGCAAGTTGAGCTGCGATCTCTCCGATCCCGAACTGCGAGAAATTGCCTATGAGATCTTCCTTGCTGCCTGCAGATCTTCCCTTTCAATGCCATTGCTCCAAACTCCTGAGCAATCCGATCGAGACAGCGCGGGCAAGCCGGAGAAGTCGATCTTGCCGCCGCCGCAGGCGTCCTCGCCATCCCCGCAGAGATCCGCGACGTCGAGCGCGGCGAGTAAGATGAAGGCGGCGCTGGGGTTTAGTTCATATTCATCGAAGAGCCTGGGGAAGGAGAACAGCCCGTTGAGGCCGAAGAAGCCGGTGACTGCTGGGGAGCTCATGAGAGTCCAGATGAGTGTCTCAGAGGAGGCGGATTCCCGTGTCCGGCGTGCCGTGCTGAGGATCACTGGCGGACTG CATggaagaagtttcgaatcaatggTTTTGCCAGTAGAGCTGTTACAGCAATTAAGGGCTTCAGATTTTCCTGACCAGCAACAATACACTGCCTGGCAGATGAGAAGTTTGAAGGTTCTTGAGGCGGGGCTACTTATGCATCCTTTTAAGCCATTAGAAAATCCAAATTCTGCCTCGCAACAGCTTCGACAAATTATATGCGGAGCTTCAGACAGACCAATAGAAACTGGAAAGAATTCTGAGTTGATGCAAGGCTTGCGCGATGCTGTGACATCTCTCGCTTGCAGATCGTTTGATGGGTCGGTTCCTGAGACGTGCCACTGGGCAGATGGATTTCCGCTGAATCTCCGATTGTACCAGATGCTATTAGAAGCATGTTTTGATTGTAATGAAGAAACATCAATCATAGATGAGGTTGATGAGCTTATAGAACTAATAAAGAAGACATGGGTGGTCCTTGGCATGAATCAAGTGCTTCATAACCTTTGCTTCTCATGGGTTTTATTCAACCGTTTTGTAACAACAGGTGAAGTGGAAAATGAACTGCTGTTTGCAGCTGAGAATCAGTTGGCTGAGGTTGCAAAGGATGAAAAGATAATAAAAGATCCTGCATATTCAGAAATCTTTAATTCGACATTGGGTTCGATATTGGGTTGGGTGGAAAAACGGCTACTTGCGTATCATGACACATTCCATCCAGGAAATGTTTCATCAATGCAGAGTATTGTTTCTTTGGGGGTATTATCTGGAAAGATACTTGAAGGTATTTCTCGTGCGAAAAATAGCCGCAGGAGGAGAGAACAAGTCGATGTAGCTCGCAACAAGATTGAGATTTACATCAAGTCATCACTCCAAACAGCTTTTGCTCAG GGAATGGAGAAAGTAGCCTCAAGCAGGCGATCATCTAAAACCAAGCCAAATCCCACTCCATTTCTTTGCATCCTTGCAAAGGACATTGGTGATCTAGCAAGGAAAGAAAAGGAAGTATTCAGTCCAATACTGAAAAGATGGCATCCATTAGCTGCAGGTGTTGCTGTTACTACCCTTCATCGTTGCTATGGGAATGAACTAAAACAATTAATCCAGCGTGTTACTGAGCTGACACCTGATACTGTCCAAGTGTTCGAAGTTGCAGACAAGTTGGAGAAAGAGCTTGTGCAGATTGCTGTTGAAGATTCAGTCAACAGTGAAGATGGTGGGAAAACAATAATCCGTGAGATGCAACTTTATGAGGCTGAATATGCAGTTGCCAATCTGGCTAAAGCATGGATAAAAACAAGGGTCAACAGGCTAAAGGAATGGATTGATAAGAATGTGCAGCTAGAG GTTTGGAATCCAATGGCAAATAAAGACAAGTTTGCTCCCTCTTCCATTGAAGTTCTACGAATAACAGACGAGACTTTGCATGCATTCTTTCAGCTGCCAATGACCATGCATCAGGCCTTGCTTCCTGACTTGATCACTGGAATTGATCAAAGTCTACAACACTACATATCAAGGGCAAAATCTGGTTGTG ATTCTTACTCCATGTTTGCAGGAACACGGAATACTTACATTCCCACTATGCCAGCATTAACCAGATGTGAAATTGGGTCAAAGCTTCAGGGAGTATTTAAGAAGAAAGAGAACTTGCAAGGTTCTCACCAAAGGAACTCTCAGGTTGGGGCATTGAATGGTCATGACTCCTTTGGACTCGTGCAGCTATGTGTCCGCATGAATACGTTATACCACATTCGGACAGAGTTGGAGACCCTGGAGAAAAGGATTGTCACTTATCTCAGGAACACCAAATCTTCTCACATAGACACTGCAAAGGGGGTGCAGAACAAGTTTGAGCTTTCTTTAGTTGCTTGTCAGGAAGGGATCCAACAGCTCTGTGAGGTGACTGCATTTAAGGTGGTTTTCCACGACCTAAGCCATGTTTTATGGGATGGCTTGTATGTAGGCGATGTGGCAATTTCAAGGATCGAGCCTTTCTGTAGAGAGCTTGACACAACTCTCGATATGATCTCTTCCACTGTGCATAATCAACTGTGTAACTCTGTGGTTACAACATTAATGAAAGCTTCTTTTGATGGGTTTCTGCTGGTGCTTCTTGCTGGTGGTCCATCCCGTGCTTTCTCTCGCCAAGATTGCCAGATTATAGAGGAGGATTTCGTGACCCTTAAAGATCTTTACATGTGCAATGGAGACAGGTTGCCAGAGGATTTAGTGGAGAAGGCTGCAACCCCAGTGAGACGTGTCCTTCCCCTCTTTCAAGCAGACACTGAGAACCTGATTGAACGGTTTAGACGCTTGGCTTTTGAGGCATATGGCCCTTCTGCCAAATCAAACCCTCCGTTGCCTCCGACTCCAGGCAACTGGAACCCAACCGAGCCAAACACGCTTCTCCGTGTTTTGTGTTATCGGAACGATGAAACAGCTTCCAAATTTCTTAAGAAGACTTACAACTTGCCTAAGAAACTGTGA
- the LOC131257779 gene encoding protein unc-13 homolog isoform X2: MAFLFRDRGVSESKRQAANPKILISDLAYPFGKLSCDLSDPELREIAYEIFLAACRSSLSMPLLQTPEQSDRDSAGKPEKSILPPPQASSPSPQRSATSSAASKMKAALGFSSYSSKSLGKENSPLRPKKPVTAGELMRVQMSVSEEADSRVRRAVLRITGGLHGRSFESMVLPVELLQQLRASDFPDQQQYTAWQMRSLKVLEAGLLMHPFKPLENPNSASQQLRQIICGASDRPIETGKNSELMQGLRDAVTSLACRSFDGSVPETCHWADGFPLNLRLYQMLLEACFDCNEETSIIDEVDELIELIKKTWVVLGMNQVLHNLCFSWVLFNRFVTTGEVENELLFAAENQLAEVAKDEKIIKDPAYSEIFNSTLGSILGWVEKRLLAYHDTFHPGNVSSMQSIVSLGVLSGKILEGISRAKNSRRRREQVDVARNKIEIYIKSSLQTAFAQGMEKVASSRRSSKTKPNPTPFLCILAKDIGDLARKEKEVFSPILKRWHPLAAGVAVTTLHRCYGNELKQLIQRVTELTPDTVQVFEVADKLEKELVQIAVEDSVNSEDGGKTIIREMQLYEAEYAVANLAKAWIKTRVNRLKEWIDKNVQLEVWNPMANKDKFAPSSIEVLRITDETLHAFFQLPMTMHQALLPDLITGIDQSLQHYISRAKSGCGTRNTYIPTMPALTRCEIGSKLQGVFKKKENLQGSHQRNSQVGALNGHDSFGLVQLCVRMNTLYHIRTELETLEKRIVTYLRNTKSSHIDTAKGVQNKFELSLVACQEGIQQLCEVTAFKVVFHDLSHVLWDGLYVGDVAISRIEPFCRELDTTLDMISSTVHNQLCNSVVTTLMKASFDGFLLVLLAGGPSRAFSRQDCQIIEEDFVTLKDLYMCNGDRLPEDLVEKAATPVRRVLPLFQADTENLIERFRRLAFEAYGPSAKSNPPLPPTPGNWNPTEPNTLLRVLCYRNDETASKFLKKTYNLPKKL; this comes from the exons ATGGCATTTCTTTTCAGGGACAGAGGCGTAAGCGAATCCAAGAGACAAGCGGCTAATCCCAAAATCCTCATTTCTGACCTCGCCTACCCTTTTGGCAAGTTGAGCTGCGATCTCTCCGATCCCGAACTGCGAGAAATTGCCTATGAGATCTTCCTTGCTGCCTGCAGATCTTCCCTTTCAATGCCATTGCTCCAAACTCCTGAGCAATCCGATCGAGACAGCGCGGGCAAGCCGGAGAAGTCGATCTTGCCGCCGCCGCAGGCGTCCTCGCCATCCCCGCAGAGATCCGCGACGTCGAGCGCGGCGAGTAAGATGAAGGCGGCGCTGGGGTTTAGTTCATATTCATCGAAGAGCCTGGGGAAGGAGAACAGCCCGTTGAGGCCGAAGAAGCCGGTGACTGCTGGGGAGCTCATGAGAGTCCAGATGAGTGTCTCAGAGGAGGCGGATTCCCGTGTCCGGCGTGCCGTGCTGAGGATCACTGGCGGACTG CATggaagaagtttcgaatcaatggTTTTGCCAGTAGAGCTGTTACAGCAATTAAGGGCTTCAGATTTTCCTGACCAGCAACAATACACTGCCTGGCAGATGAGAAGTTTGAAGGTTCTTGAGGCGGGGCTACTTATGCATCCTTTTAAGCCATTAGAAAATCCAAATTCTGCCTCGCAACAGCTTCGACAAATTATATGCGGAGCTTCAGACAGACCAATAGAAACTGGAAAGAATTCTGAGTTGATGCAAGGCTTGCGCGATGCTGTGACATCTCTCGCTTGCAGATCGTTTGATGGGTCGGTTCCTGAGACGTGCCACTGGGCAGATGGATTTCCGCTGAATCTCCGATTGTACCAGATGCTATTAGAAGCATGTTTTGATTGTAATGAAGAAACATCAATCATAGATGAGGTTGATGAGCTTATAGAACTAATAAAGAAGACATGGGTGGTCCTTGGCATGAATCAAGTGCTTCATAACCTTTGCTTCTCATGGGTTTTATTCAACCGTTTTGTAACAACAGGTGAAGTGGAAAATGAACTGCTGTTTGCAGCTGAGAATCAGTTGGCTGAGGTTGCAAAGGATGAAAAGATAATAAAAGATCCTGCATATTCAGAAATCTTTAATTCGACATTGGGTTCGATATTGGGTTGGGTGGAAAAACGGCTACTTGCGTATCATGACACATTCCATCCAGGAAATGTTTCATCAATGCAGAGTATTGTTTCTTTGGGGGTATTATCTGGAAAGATACTTGAAGGTATTTCTCGTGCGAAAAATAGCCGCAGGAGGAGAGAACAAGTCGATGTAGCTCGCAACAAGATTGAGATTTACATCAAGTCATCACTCCAAACAGCTTTTGCTCAG GGAATGGAGAAAGTAGCCTCAAGCAGGCGATCATCTAAAACCAAGCCAAATCCCACTCCATTTCTTTGCATCCTTGCAAAGGACATTGGTGATCTAGCAAGGAAAGAAAAGGAAGTATTCAGTCCAATACTGAAAAGATGGCATCCATTAGCTGCAGGTGTTGCTGTTACTACCCTTCATCGTTGCTATGGGAATGAACTAAAACAATTAATCCAGCGTGTTACTGAGCTGACACCTGATACTGTCCAAGTGTTCGAAGTTGCAGACAAGTTGGAGAAAGAGCTTGTGCAGATTGCTGTTGAAGATTCAGTCAACAGTGAAGATGGTGGGAAAACAATAATCCGTGAGATGCAACTTTATGAGGCTGAATATGCAGTTGCCAATCTGGCTAAAGCATGGATAAAAACAAGGGTCAACAGGCTAAAGGAATGGATTGATAAGAATGTGCAGCTAGAG GTTTGGAATCCAATGGCAAATAAAGACAAGTTTGCTCCCTCTTCCATTGAAGTTCTACGAATAACAGACGAGACTTTGCATGCATTCTTTCAGCTGCCAATGACCATGCATCAGGCCTTGCTTCCTGACTTGATCACTGGAATTGATCAAAGTCTACAACACTACATATCAAGGGCAAAATCTGGTTGTG GAACACGGAATACTTACATTCCCACTATGCCAGCATTAACCAGATGTGAAATTGGGTCAAAGCTTCAGGGAGTATTTAAGAAGAAAGAGAACTTGCAAGGTTCTCACCAAAGGAACTCTCAGGTTGGGGCATTGAATGGTCATGACTCCTTTGGACTCGTGCAGCTATGTGTCCGCATGAATACGTTATACCACATTCGGACAGAGTTGGAGACCCTGGAGAAAAGGATTGTCACTTATCTCAGGAACACCAAATCTTCTCACATAGACACTGCAAAGGGGGTGCAGAACAAGTTTGAGCTTTCTTTAGTTGCTTGTCAGGAAGGGATCCAACAGCTCTGTGAGGTGACTGCATTTAAGGTGGTTTTCCACGACCTAAGCCATGTTTTATGGGATGGCTTGTATGTAGGCGATGTGGCAATTTCAAGGATCGAGCCTTTCTGTAGAGAGCTTGACACAACTCTCGATATGATCTCTTCCACTGTGCATAATCAACTGTGTAACTCTGTGGTTACAACATTAATGAAAGCTTCTTTTGATGGGTTTCTGCTGGTGCTTCTTGCTGGTGGTCCATCCCGTGCTTTCTCTCGCCAAGATTGCCAGATTATAGAGGAGGATTTCGTGACCCTTAAAGATCTTTACATGTGCAATGGAGACAGGTTGCCAGAGGATTTAGTGGAGAAGGCTGCAACCCCAGTGAGACGTGTCCTTCCCCTCTTTCAAGCAGACACTGAGAACCTGATTGAACGGTTTAGACGCTTGGCTTTTGAGGCATATGGCCCTTCTGCCAAATCAAACCCTCCGTTGCCTCCGACTCCAGGCAACTGGAACCCAACCGAGCCAAACACGCTTCTCCGTGTTTTGTGTTATCGGAACGATGAAACAGCTTCCAAATTTCTTAAGAAGACTTACAACTTGCCTAAGAAACTGTGA